The following proteins are encoded in a genomic region of Liolophura sinensis isolate JHLJ2023 chromosome 7, CUHK_Ljap_v2, whole genome shotgun sequence:
- the LOC135469815 gene encoding short-chain collagen C4-like: MELYLDTKQSGLGESHSNTTTVELHLNTKLSGLAGAVYTRWGRTECPSYSTTLYQGLMAGSHYQHKGSGGNHLCLPLNPQWNKTFGGHKSEPYLYGSEFELYNTNPVFHQTNSGGDFFHQRDIQCAVCYTPGRPSHVMIPARLECPIGWTVEYLGFLMAAHYSHRRSEYVCVDQDPDTHPGTAKNVNSNLLYIVEDVCGPLPCPNYVDGYEVTCVVCTK, encoded by the exons atGGAGTTATACTTGGATACTAAACAGTCTGGCCTGGGTGAGTCCCACAGTAATACAACAACAGTGGAGttacacctgaacacaaaactGTCTGGCCTGG cGGGTGCGGTCTATACTCGCTGGGGACGGACAGAATGTCCAAGCTACTCTACCACTTTGTACCAAG GTTTGATGGCCGGGTCACATTACCAGCACAAGGGTAGCGGTGGCAACCATTTGTGCCTTCCTCTAAATCCTCAGTGGAACAAGACTTTTGGCGGACACAAGTCTGAACCTTACCTGTATGGATCTGAGTTTGAACTTTACAACACCAATCCCGTCTTCCACCAGACGAACTCGGGCGGGGATTTCTTCCACCAAAGGGACATCCAGTGTGCCGTCTGTTACACACCCGGCAGACCGAGTCACGTGATGATCCCAGCCCGCCTAGAGTGTCCAATCGGATGGACCGTGGAGTATCTGGGGTTTCTCATGGCCGCACATTATTCTCACCGGAGGTCTGAGTACGTGTGCGTGGATCAGGACCCAGATACTCACCCCGGCACCGCTAAAAACGTCAACAGCAATCTGCTGTATATTGTAGAGGATGTGTGTGGCCCACTGCCGTGTCCAAACTATGTTGACGGTTATGAAGTTACCTGTGTTGTTTGCACAAAATAA